The Oncorhynchus clarkii lewisi isolate Uvic-CL-2024 chromosome 23, UVic_Ocla_1.0, whole genome shotgun sequence genomic interval agaaaattcaggaaatacatatatatatatatatatatatatatatatatatatatatatatatatatatatatatatatttgtacacatatttaacccctttttttggGTATGCACAAAATCACCTTCATCCTTCCATTAGTTTTTTAAAACCGGTACCgcgacacttgtgggggtcgtcgagcaaaacggagaacaccatcgtttttgtgagagtctcccctttccattgcCTGGTAGTAGTTTAGTTTGTAGGTCAAACCATTCGTACGCTACAGATGTTtacgtgagaagaccgatttcaggatgtctcatggtctcaCAAAGACCGCTCTAGCTTTGCcatctttcaccgcagatgcggaagtgtgACACTggcggatgcagtggattgagatgcatccaatgcaaaaaccaACTAAaatctagcttaaactgacacatTTTTATTGGGATTGTTTTGTGATGTCACTTAGATTGAAGCAACGGTGCGTCAATCGACTCTAGGAggttaaattaaaatcacttggagctgatttcctggtgtttttgcagtgttttatgtccaacaatgaacaTATTGATACAATCTTCGGCAAAATCATTCGCAAGGAGATTCCcgcaaaaatattatttgaagattatatatatataatgttaaaTTATAGAcaaaaatgtttttagtttttgttcagaaaacttggggggccaaataaaccAACCACAGGACAAATTTGGCCCGCAagctgccagttggggaaccctggcaTAGCTTAAATAGCTTAGACTTACACGACAACATGAATTAACAAGTGGTCTTACAGTCGCCCAGCCTCTATTAATGTCAATGGTCTCTTGCCCTCCCCTTTTCTAGTGGTTGTTTACATGGGACCATGGATCTTTGCAGTACATAGTAGTATCAAAGATACTGATAACCTTTTATCTGTGGTAGAACCCACTGAAGGCAGTAGCGGTGTAAAACAGACAGGATTAATGACGTTCTTCTCTCTTCAGTTTCAATGGAAACATGACAATCACAGTTCACATTCGAAGCTGTGAGCAGCGCCTACTGGCCAAACTGGGTGTGAGAAGGCAAATGGCCATGTGCAAGCAGCGCTGGAAGGGACTGGGACTAACGACCGTCAATCAGCCCGTACACTCATAGCAAAGCAGCAAAATTGACTgacgtgtgtgtctctgtgtgcatgtgtgtgtgtgtgtgtgtgtgtgagagagagagactgactggcatgcgtgcgtttgtgtgtattGACCAGGGCTGTGGTGCATTGTAGTTgcattgcatgtgtgtgtacatggtgtGCAATGCACCTTCCATGCAACACAGAGCTGTGTCATGATAACACACACATTGTGCATGCTGTGTAATTCAGTCTTTAAAATTGCAAGGAAGAATTAAATAAAGTCAAGGTCTGATTCTGAAACTTTTTAATCTCATTGTCTGCCGTCTTCTGATCTATCATTTCATGATAAATGCATATTAATTATTGTATTTTCAACCCAAAGGACATGACTGTGAAGTGTGAGTACTGAAACATGGGACAATATAATGTGAATATGCTAGTTAGCTTTTTAAAGCAGTCTGCTGTACCCTTATAGATGTTGTCATAGATAATATTCTTGAAGATGGTTTACAAGACGTTGACTCAGCAACAACAAGTGGCTGTCTCAGATTGGTCCATCAAACATTGGATTAGACATTGTGTTCTGTCTATGGTCTTAGTaagctgcttcccaaatggcaccatattccctacatagtgcactacttttgagaagAGCCCTACGGGTCCTGCTCATAAATactgcacaatatagggaatagggtgttatttgggacataTACTAagggaataaggtgtcatttgggactcaccgTAAGCTCTGCCAGGCTTCCTGACTGGAACAAGTAGACATGTAACTGGAGGTGGAGGAGAAATGAGGCAGGCTGAATTGAAAATGAGGGCTTACGCTTTATTTTACAGTCCGATGTTTACTTGCTATTTACTAAGCGTCGCAAGCTACCGTAACTACATAGTAATTAGCTAACAAATTACTCTCATTTCTTTTGAGATTCACTGAAGTGCCTCAACATATAAAGTGGTCCCTGCTTGCTAGGCAGTTAGATGCCAATTCTCAGTGAATAGTGATGTAAAATAAGGGATACTTCCCATATTTCTCTTACATCTTATTTAATTTCTTACACCCTTCTAGTCATTTTTAATCCCCCGCTTTGGGTTTAGCAGGGACATCCTAACAGGTCTCCAGTAGCAGGAGGCATACAGGGCCTGAAGGAGCTACAGTAAATATAATCTAACTGTAAACACATCTAAACTGACATTGATTTGACATCCAGTGTTGATGTTCTCATTCAAAAGACATTTAAAAGCCATTTTAAAACTGGCATATTCCACCCCGCAGAACCTACCCCTGGCCCTTTAACTTGTTCTGTAAATGGGGCTTCGAATGGATTCAAATGTATGTGAGTCCTTTCTGGCTTCTCAGGCTATTCCAACCCATCTTCATTAGCTAGATGCAAGCCTGATATCATTACCCAGCAATCTGCATTCCATTGTAGGACTGGTACATAAGCAAGTCCCATACAACAAACTGCACCCCTACCCCCTCCAATCCCCTCCTACCACAGCTCAAAGAAATGGTTGTTAGTCAAGTAAGGAGAAATTACACAGCCTCCCCCATATACAAAAATACACTGTATTGTATTTTttataaacaacaacacacatattTATAATGAGATTCACATAGTCATGTTGAAAATTACTCCCAAGAATGAAAATCCAATTATAAAATAAACACTAGATTAAATGACTTACTTGTGTTTATGATTTAGATGTTATTAACGTTGCAGATCATTCCTTTCCCAATTTCCTTCTCCCTATTCCACTCAATCTACCCTGCGCTGCACATTTCAACATTACCTACCTGCAACATAGCCCacagcaggttgacgtttattgggatgagtcttgtcctggaggtaGGCAGAACTGGGTGATTTCTgctagataggccagctgcagaGTCAGTTTTTTTTTGCCCAATATGacataaataaaggtaaaaaatattgACAGCCTCAAAAtgcttttaaaatattttgcGAAAATGTTTggattaataaaaaaatatttaccaagAAAAATAAATCAAACATGAAATGAAGACGTTTAATAAATGTAATAGACGCCGTTCTAGAACTCTTGAGTCCGCAGCTACAGCAATAATAGGAGGATTCATTGACAACATAATGTGTGTACCGACTTTTCCCCTGCCTGTGTTCTTTCTCTTTGGTGTCTCAACACAGACCCATGCAGACCCAGACCAGCCTTGCAGCACTTTATGCTAAGTTAATTTACCCAAATAGGCCTACATCCACAGCGCCACCTTACATCAACAGCTTCGTTAATGGAAACCTACTGATCCATAACAGTGGTGGTGCTAGACGTTGGCTGGAGGGCCAAGCAGGTATGAATGTTAATATCACTGATCGATCACAGGATTTGCAAGGAGGCATACGCCGGTGTGTTTAATTATAATTGCGTCAGGGTGGTCGGGAGGGGGTTGCGGCAGTGTTATGGCAGGCCTCGTGTATTTGACTAGGGTCACATCTCGGTCTCACCTTGCAGGTGTAATGCTATATTAAATGCCACTCATGTTAAgtgttgttgtgttctgttgaACCCCCTCCTGTCCTGAATGATGTAGTCACGGCATAATATAAAGGTTAAATTGAAAATTGTCCCTTCAAACAAGCTAGAGAAACCCGGCAATGATTGATATCCCTCCTCATAACGGAAATAAATGTTAGCAGAGTAGACCCCATGTTTAAACTCCTGCATACAATATATGAATATAATGTATTTTAATGGAGTGCCTGGATTAAATATGGACTACATCAATCTCAGGAGAATTTAAAAGGTCATTGGGAAAGATTAGGTTTGGCGAGGGCTCAGCCTGGATTAATTCAACCTCATGATAATTGCCTTCAATCACAACAAGGTTGAAGCGGCTGAGTACCAGCTGTGACATGTGCCCTTTACCCTGTTCATTGCTTTGACACTTTCACTAACCCAAAACATTGTAGAGATTATTACCTTTTAATCTTAATAGTTTATGATGATATCACACTCCCTTCAGTTTTATCAGATTTCTCATACAGTCAGCATACTCTGTATTATCCTGTCCTTAAAATAGGCAAGATATTATATAGATTATTGATATTATATAGATTATAGATATTAAATAGGTAAATCATTATTTTCACAGACCTTCGTAACAGAACGTCCTACTTTATGAATAAAGCGTAATGTAAACATGTATGCCTTGGGACAACACTATGAACAGTGTACAAGTTTCTTTTGAGTGTAGACTAATGTATATTTACTATAATCAGCTAGGATCCACAGCACAATACTTGACCTCTCTATGTTATTTAATCACAGGACAAGTCAATAAAATATCCCCTTGCACAAAAGGGCAGTCTTTCGATCTCTCCATTTACTAATTCAGATATGGAGGAGAAACCATCCAGTCTTTCAGATGTAGTCTCACTCTCTTTGTAGTCAAGACTGTGACACTCACAGGGTCCAGAAGTGCAGGTTGAGGTGTTGGGGCTCCAGAACGTGTATGTGGGGATCTGTTGTACCACTATGTGGGGGTCTGAAGCCCGGCAGAGGGGGGTCTGGGGTGGAGAGGATGTAGTCAATACTGAATTTAATTTCCGGTTCTGGTTTACCCTGGCAGTTTGGGTTGAGGGGGTTGTGGTGACCTGGTCTGTGGGCAGGGCTGATGGAGCAGAAGGAGTCCGGGTTGGGGTTAGGATCGGACCGCCTGGTGGAGCCACTTTGTTGGTTGTtgatgttgttattgttgttgttgtttactggaAGGAAAGGCTCCCCAGGCTCTCTGAAACCAATCTTCATGTTGCGTCGACGCCGGCGACGGCGAAAGTTGCCATTCTCAAAGAGGTCGAGCATGGACTCACAACCGGTGGCGAAGGTCCAGTAGTTGCCTTTCCCCTTGTCATTTCCCTCTGTGCGGGGAACCTGGAGGGAAAATTAAAAAACACACCAAGAAGAAAAAAGAAATAAACCCATAATTTTTTAGATCACGCTCAAATGTGAATTCTACACACAGTACTGTAATGAAACAGTGTTATGACTGTTACCATTTTTGCTGATATTGTGTGCAAAAAAGTATTTGCTAACAATTAATACAGTCGATTGGtaaatgtgtatgtaaacgtGTATGCCTGTCTTTACTGTCACCTTATTATTGTAATACATTTTCTAAGTTTCATACAATATTTAATCAATGAGGATAAAATATTATAGTCTTATATATTATTCTGACTGATATCAAGTGAAACTTGTATCGAAGATTGTGATAACATTTGTACTCTGATAATGATTCTTAATCAAATGATCAAATATCATCACACAACATGTGATAAAATGTCCCTTACCTTAACAAAGCAgctgttgagagagaggttgtgtcgTATGGAGTTTTGCCATGCCCTCTGGTTGGACCTGTAGTGGATAAAGGAAACACTACTCTGTCAAACTGAATTTGTGGAAGGTATCCAGAAAATGTCTGTTGAATAGACATGTGAAGCTCCTGACCGGTAGTAGGGAAAGCGCTTCATGATGAACTCATAGATCCCTGACAGGGTGACCCGGTGCTCTGGACTCTGCTGGATGGCCATGGCTATCAACGCTATGTAACTGAGGAGAAAGGGCAGACAGAAAGTTACAAAAAGTAAAATTATTTATTTGTTGGTTTTCACATTGAAATTCACAAGAACATGGTTGgagagtaactgattacatgcctcttaaggggaaagtaatccaaaagtaccTGAAAGTAATCAGGTTACATTACTTAATTTTGGTAATCCAAAAGTGACGTTACTGATTAAAATTtgggacaggtaactagtaactgtaacagattacatttagaaagtaacctacccaaccctgaccaagaatatattgataaaacgGATTCAAATTATATTCAAGGAAACTGGTTTAATATTCTTAATTATGATACTAATTTAATTTGGATATTGGTTGAAATACCACAATCTGATTAAAATAATACAACAATATTTGGTTATTTGAAATTAAGAAAATAAGGAAACTGAGAATCTGGCTGGTCTATAGCCTACTTATAATTGACTTTGTTTTGTTTCTTATAGGTTAATCTCTTTAACAGAATGTAAACTAATCCAGTAAAATGTTTTTAAAGTGTTTTATTACATTCCTTTGGGATTTATATTATGGTCtataaaataccaaaataatgtacatttttttAGTACTTTTTTACACATTAAAACTAACTAAACATAATGTAATATTTTAATACATAATTTATAATAGCTTAGATCATGAATAATGCTAATAACAATACTTGATAATTATATTATAAATTCATAAGCCTATATTAATCCTAAGAATTCTACCTGTAAGCAGGTCGACACATCTTCTTGTCTTCATCAGTGCTGCAGGAAGGGTATCCATCTCCATCATAGTTGAAGCAGTTATATGGATACTGTGAGTTATCAAACATGTCTACACTTCCACACTGGCTATTATCGGACTGCTTCATCTAATTAACAAATAAAGGCGAGTTTTTACCACCCTCGAAATACCAACAAAAGCAGACACTTGTTTCCTTTACAGTGAATGTCAACGGTCTTCTACTCTAGCATACTCTACTCATAGTGGTAGCTACTGAGAATGAAGTCTACCTTCTCCCTCGTTGATGACTGGGTCCCAAGGAACCCCCACTCTCctcctgactggctgactgttgGTCCCCAGCTACTGTAGGCTAGGCTAGCGCCGATAAGACATGCCATGCACCAAATGACTTGGCCAGCCCAACAAATGCTGTCTGCTTGAATGTCTGAACCCGGGGCGTGATCAACTGGTAGCTAGActaatctctgtctcactttgaATCTGGGTGGTCTATAGCCTACTTAGAATTGACTTTGTTTTGTTTCTTATAGGTTAATCTACCTAACAGAATTTAAACTAATCCAATTCTAGCAAACCTCACATCTCCATCGCTCTCTTTCTATTGTTTGTCTTCAGCCTAACTCTTTAAAAAGTG includes:
- the LOC139382042 gene encoding forkhead box protein L3-like, which gives rise to MKQSDNSQCGSVDMFDNSQYPYNCFNYDGDGYPSCSTDEDKKMCRPAYSYIALIAMAIQQSPEHRVTLSGIYEFIMKRFPYYRSNQRAWQNSIRHNLSLNSCFVKVPRTEGNDKGKGNYWTFATGCESMLDLFENGNFRRRRRRRNMKIGFREPGEPFLPVNNNNNNNINNQQSGSTRRSDPNPNPDSFCSISPAHRPGHHNPLNPNCQGKPEPEIKFSIDYILSTPDPPLPGFRPPHSGTTDPHIHVLEPQHLNLHFWTL